A genomic window from Paenibacillus sp. FSL K6-0276 includes:
- a CDS encoding LacI family DNA-binding transcriptional regulator, producing the protein MDVNIKDIARISGVGISTVSRVINNKGLVSKATREKVLNVVKEYNYIPNSNARNLKTTESKNIALMVKGITNPFFSNMIKEIERQANLRGYPFLIHQVEDGTDEINAAIQLTKEKNLCGIIFMGGTYNHSEEKFKQLTVPFVLTTITSTQEVDPDIFSSVTINELKEAYKATNYLISLGHENIGFLAKSPLLDETTGNRRYLGYKKALEEHNLPYDAQLVEDCEYSPSSGFDAARRLLKRNKGVTAIFAASDTIAIGAAKAVLTAGLSIPDDISIIGFDGIEMAEYFHPSLDTISQPGTEMALSSVGVLFDLISGRSSHQHIVYDAVLLKRGSCKMIKAP; encoded by the coding sequence GTGGACGTAAATATCAAGGATATCGCGCGGATTTCCGGTGTGGGCATCTCGACGGTTTCCAGGGTCATCAACAATAAGGGGCTGGTGAGCAAGGCTACACGGGAAAAGGTTCTGAATGTTGTTAAGGAATACAATTACATTCCTAATTCTAATGCAAGAAATTTAAAAACGACGGAGTCTAAGAACATTGCGCTCATGGTCAAAGGGATTACCAATCCGTTTTTCTCCAATATGATCAAAGAAATCGAGAGGCAGGCTAATCTTCGAGGTTACCCCTTCCTCATTCATCAGGTAGAGGATGGAACGGATGAAATTAATGCGGCGATTCAGCTGACCAAAGAAAAGAATCTATGCGGGATCATCTTCATGGGCGGAACCTACAATCATTCTGAAGAGAAATTCAAGCAGCTGACGGTCCCATTTGTTCTGACAACGATCACCTCTACACAAGAGGTGGACCCTGATATCTTTTCTAGTGTCACCATTAATGAATTGAAAGAAGCCTATAAGGCCACCAATTATTTGATCTCACTTGGGCATGAGAATATCGGTTTTCTAGCTAAATCCCCATTACTGGATGAAACTACAGGGAACCGGCGATATTTGGGCTACAAAAAAGCACTGGAAGAACATAATCTGCCTTACGATGCACAGCTGGTGGAGGATTGTGAATATAGTCCCAGCTCGGGATTTGATGCAGCTCGAAGACTGCTTAAAAGGAATAAGGGAGTAACCGCAATATTTGCGGCGTCTGATACAATTGCAATCGGTGCTGCCAAAGCTGTACTTACCGCGGGGTTGTCTATCCCGGATGATATTTCAATCATTGGCTTTGACGGGATCGAGATGGCTGAATATTTTCATCCTTCGCTCGATACGATCAGCCAACCGGGTACAGAAATGGCCTTATCCAGTGTAGGCGTCCTGTTTGATCTTATTTCTGGACGGTCAAGCCATCAGCATATTGTCTATGATGCGGTATTGCTAAAGCGTGGCTCCTGCAAGATGATCAAAGCTCCTTAA
- a CDS encoding ABC transporter permease subunit: MARIKLAGGSIVREVIKNKVLFLMLLPVILYFIIFHYAVMPGAYVAFVDYKLNKGIFGSNFIGLKNFEFLVQNGDLWNITKNTLLYNIVFLALGNIIQIVFAIMLSEISGKWFKKVSQSVILLPYFISMVIVGVFAYNIFNFNSGFINTMLTSAGLDRYEFYSDPGIWKYIIVAFKIWAATGYGMIVYLATITGINHDLYEAAYMDGATTWQRIRYMTLPILKPTFILLLLFGMGGILKGSFDLFYNLIGTNSVLYPQTDIIDTYVFRSLVGQFNFSMGAAVGFYQSMFGLILVLVVNFIVRKVEPDSALF; this comes from the coding sequence TTGGCAAGAATTAAACTTGCGGGTGGAAGTATTGTCCGAGAAGTCATTAAGAACAAAGTGCTTTTTCTAATGTTGCTGCCTGTAATCCTATACTTCATTATTTTTCACTATGCGGTAATGCCTGGGGCTTACGTCGCATTCGTAGATTACAAGCTCAACAAAGGTATTTTCGGAAGTAACTTTATCGGTCTGAAAAACTTCGAGTTTTTGGTTCAAAATGGCGATCTATGGAATATTACCAAGAACACGCTGCTTTACAACATCGTTTTCCTAGCTCTGGGTAACATTATTCAAATTGTGTTTGCCATTATGCTATCGGAGATCTCGGGTAAGTGGTTCAAGAAAGTGTCTCAATCCGTTATTCTCCTACCCTACTTTATCTCTATGGTTATTGTCGGTGTGTTTGCTTATAACATATTCAATTTCAATTCGGGTTTTATCAACACGATGTTAACAAGTGCAGGTCTGGACCGTTACGAGTTCTATTCCGATCCGGGTATCTGGAAATATATCATCGTAGCCTTCAAGATCTGGGCCGCTACCGGATATGGAATGATCGTCTATCTGGCAACGATCACAGGGATTAATCATGATCTGTACGAGGCTGCTTATATGGACGGAGCCACTACCTGGCAGCGAATCCGTTATATGACCTTGCCGATTCTGAAGCCAACCTTTATTCTGCTTTTACTGTTTGGTATGGGTGGAATTCTCAAGGGTTCCTTTGACCTTTTCTATAATCTGATCGGTACGAACTCGGTGCTGTATCCGCAGACGGATATCATCGATACCTATGTCTTCCGTTCACTGGTGGGACAATTCAACTTCTCTATGGGCGCCGCGGTGGGCTTCTACCAATCCATGTTTGGCCTGATTCTGGTGCTAGTAGTTAACTTTATTGTTCGCAAGGTTGAACCCGATAGCGCATTGTTTTAA
- a CDS encoding carbohydrate ABC transporter permease: protein METSKIKQDSGSIIIKAISYICISIFALFCVFPFALMISSSFMNEQEIVREGYKLLPKEFSFKAYEMLLSNSAKLVDAYQITIFITVVGTVLGLFMMSMAGFVLNRKDFKYRNFFSFLIYFTTLFSGGLIPTYILMVKHLHMKDNLFAMILPAVVGAWSIFLMRNFMKAIPDSLYESATIDGAGDFRIYWRIFIPLAVPSLATIGLFSAIGFWNEWYNGMLYMDSPTKYPLQYFLQRMVNQTNLGTLINSGAVINTADLPTQSIKMATAVLATGPIILLYPFVQRYFVTGLTVGAVKG, encoded by the coding sequence ATGGAAACTTCAAAAATCAAACAGGATTCCGGAAGTATTATCATAAAAGCGATTAGCTATATCTGCATTAGTATCTTTGCACTGTTCTGTGTATTTCCCTTCGCACTAATGATCTCCTCATCGTTCATGAATGAGCAGGAGATTGTCCGTGAAGGCTACAAGCTGTTGCCTAAGGAATTTTCCTTTAAGGCTTACGAGATGCTGCTCAGCAATTCGGCCAAACTGGTGGATGCTTATCAGATAACTATTTTTATAACTGTAGTGGGTACGGTCCTTGGACTGTTCATGATGTCGATGGCTGGCTTCGTGCTTAACCGCAAGGATTTCAAGTATCGCAACTTCTTTTCCTTTCTAATTTACTTCACGACACTCTTCAGCGGTGGCTTGATTCCAACGTACATCCTGATGGTCAAGCACCTGCATATGAAAGACAACTTATTTGCCATGATTCTACCGGCTGTAGTTGGCGCATGGTCGATCTTCCTGATGCGTAATTTCATGAAGGCGATTCCGGATTCCTTATATGAATCTGCTACCATTGACGGTGCTGGCGACTTCCGTATCTATTGGCGGATATTTATTCCGCTGGCGGTTCCTTCCTTAGCTACCATCGGGCTTTTCTCGGCGATAGGCTTTTGGAATGAGTGGTACAACGGGATGTTATATATGGACTCCCCGACGAAATATCCACTCCAATACTTCTTGCAGCGAATGGTCAATCAGACGAATCTCGGTACACTAATCAACTCGGGGGCAGTTATCAATACGGCTGATCTCCCAACGCAATCCATCAAGATGGCTACAGCTGTGCTGGCCACCGGACCAATTATTCTCCTCTATCCATTTGTACAGCGTTATTTCGTAACAGGCCTCACCGTCGGGGCTGTAAAGGGTTAA
- a CDS encoding Beta-galactosidase C-terminal domain, whose protein sequence is MRSTSFVTRNHRGKGEVWYQGAVFNEQAASKIIDQIGLKSPADWIDLPEEMEFQIRNGASSSYTFVLNYSETPASIHLHETKTDLLSGKTLSGEVTLEGFGVLILH, encoded by the coding sequence ATGAGGAGTACATCTTTTGTTACGAGAAATCATCGCGGCAAAGGCGAAGTTTGGTATCAAGGAGCAGTCTTTAATGAACAGGCAGCGTCCAAAATCATAGATCAAATCGGTCTCAAGTCGCCGGCAGATTGGATCGATCTTCCTGAAGAAATGGAGTTTCAAATTCGTAACGGAGCTTCTTCAAGCTATACATTTGTGCTTAATTATAGTGAAACGCCTGCCTCGATCCATCTGCATGAGACTAAAACTGATTTACTGAGCGGCAAAACGTTGTCAGGTGAGGTTACTCTGGAAGGCTTTGGAGTATTGATTTTGCATTAA
- a CDS encoding fused MFS/spermidine synthase, translating into MDHLHSQLHTSSNNHEITVYDTTELYGEKGAFRVMQFSNHAIQGAMDLNHPERIVFEYPRAIIHLMECNAPSFEDVFLIGHGIGTIAGHFPDKRFKVAELDSEVVELSRRCFGYSQDNVMIGDGRQILEGEEPQKYDYIILDAFTAAGTPRHLISREFFSIAHSKLNSEGYILMNLMGKGENDPHINAIYTTLAEEFTYIKSFSLPSEGAADIQNIIIIGGFKPIHFQARQMADFNEIQLGQGYLIRD; encoded by the coding sequence ATTGATCACTTGCATTCACAGCTTCACACGAGTAGCAATAATCATGAGATTACCGTCTATGACACTACAGAATTATATGGTGAAAAAGGTGCGTTTCGCGTCATGCAGTTTTCCAATCATGCCATTCAAGGTGCGATGGATCTTAATCACCCAGAACGAATTGTGTTTGAATATCCGAGAGCCATCATTCACTTGATGGAATGTAACGCTCCCTCTTTCGAGGATGTCTTTCTTATTGGTCATGGGATTGGAACGATTGCCGGGCATTTTCCGGACAAAAGATTTAAAGTAGCCGAGCTAGACAGTGAAGTAGTGGAATTAAGCCGCCGCTGTTTTGGATACAGCCAAGATAACGTGATGATCGGTGACGGACGCCAGATCCTTGAAGGTGAGGAACCACAAAAATATGATTACATCATCTTGGACGCTTTCACCGCCGCAGGCACGCCTAGGCATTTAATCTCCCGAGAATTTTTCAGCATCGCTCATTCAAAACTGAATTCCGAAGGATATATCCTTATGAATCTAATGGGAAAAGGTGAAAATGACCCGCACATTAACGCTATTTACACAACACTCGCGGAAGAGTTTACATATATCAAATCCTTTTCACTGCCTTCAGAAGGGGCCGCTGATATCCAAAACATCATTATTATAGGTGGATTTAAGCCGATTCACTTTCAAGCTCGCCAGATGGCAGACTTTAATGAAATCCAGCTTGGACAAGGATATCTTATTCGGGATTAG
- a CDS encoding phosphotransferase → MIIEAEKVLLQYSFIDPMIEFIRHNENITFKVTNKPDNRKYLLRIHKPISEGFSGLQHTREGLQSEMFFLREIDQKNILKVQRPVENQKGELVTEYSSDQFGTSLATLLEWIDGSTLTQDEDNIDHIIYRLGENLASLHEFSRTLMPLELHRPVYNVKKIDETLIELQQGTNNGFLNQEDYDVINSVLSVVKEQLTELDARENSWGFIHADFQLGNVIVSEQNPTLIDYCLFGYGYYLFDLGSASSMLKSELRKTLLDGYASKTSFSLNEIRYIEGQIFMDIFISYVFFIHDSDRNGWIKEHASQICSTLCRDFLEGKEVYYSF, encoded by the coding sequence GTGATCATTGAAGCAGAGAAAGTATTGTTGCAGTATTCGTTCATCGATCCAATGATTGAATTCATTAGACATAATGAAAATATTACATTTAAAGTGACCAACAAACCGGATAACAGGAAGTACTTGTTACGTATACATAAACCAATATCTGAAGGGTTTTCAGGCTTGCAACATACTCGAGAGGGATTACAGTCAGAAATGTTTTTTCTTCGAGAAATCGATCAAAAGAACATACTGAAAGTTCAAAGACCTGTTGAAAATCAAAAAGGGGAACTGGTCACTGAATATAGCTCGGATCAATTTGGTACTAGCTTGGCAACTCTTTTAGAATGGATCGATGGCTCGACGCTTACCCAAGATGAAGACAACATTGATCATATTATTTATAGATTAGGCGAGAATCTTGCCAGCTTGCATGAATTTTCACGAACGTTAATGCCCTTGGAGTTACATAGACCTGTCTACAACGTCAAAAAGATTGATGAAACGTTAATAGAACTTCAACAGGGTACAAACAATGGATTCCTCAATCAGGAGGATTATGATGTTATCAATAGCGTTCTATCCGTAGTAAAAGAACAGTTAACAGAACTGGACGCTAGGGAAAATTCATGGGGATTCATTCATGCTGATTTTCAACTGGGGAATGTCATTGTGTCAGAACAAAATCCTACCTTAATAGATTATTGCTTATTTGGATATGGATACTATTTGTTTGATTTAGGCAGTGCATCTTCCATGCTAAAAAGTGAGCTTCGAAAAACCCTTTTAGATGGTTATGCTTCTAAAACAAGCTTTTCGCTTAATGAGATTCGGTACATTGAAGGACAAATATTTATGGATATTTTCATTAGTTATGTATTTTTTATTCATGATTCTGATAGGAACGGCTGGATAAAAGAGCACGCCTCCCAAATATGTAGCACGCTTTGTCGAGATTTTCTTGAAGGGAAAGAGGTATATTATTCGTTTTAG
- a CDS encoding metallophosphoesterase family protein, translating to MRHSLSFQQDGTLKIVQFTDLHWMDGRAEDQRTRELMERVLEAEQPDLVVFTGDLIYTAPVSPGEKACEDPAQAFRDAVASVEKTGTPWAFVFGNHDTETLISRSELMQIALEHPHCLAEAGPEDLEGSGNYTLEIKDQDGHAAAVLYFVDSGSYSELEHIPGYNWISRNQINWLTAESARLNPKTAEDRLPALAFFHIPIPEYQEVWSTQVCHGHKSERVCSPHVNSGLFSALLEMGDVLGTFCGHDHINDFTGNLYGIRLCYGRATGYNTYGKEGFMRGARVIRLTQGTKDFTTWLRLEDGSVVLEQPIHQPEPTTDSEH from the coding sequence ATGAGACACAGCTTATCATTTCAGCAAGATGGAACCTTGAAAATTGTACAGTTCACTGATCTTCACTGGATGGATGGAAGAGCCGAAGATCAGCGTACCCGGGAACTGATGGAACGCGTTCTGGAAGCGGAACAACCTGATCTTGTGGTTTTCACGGGAGATCTAATTTACACCGCCCCTGTCTCACCTGGCGAAAAGGCGTGTGAGGACCCCGCCCAAGCTTTTCGGGATGCTGTCGCTTCTGTGGAGAAAACAGGTACCCCTTGGGCCTTCGTATTTGGCAACCATGATACAGAAACCCTGATTTCCCGCAGTGAATTGATGCAGATTGCATTGGAACATCCCCACTGCCTAGCCGAGGCTGGTCCAGAGGATCTTGAAGGTTCAGGCAATTACACGCTTGAAATAAAAGATCAAGATGGCCATGCGGCCGCTGTCCTTTATTTTGTTGACTCCGGCAGCTACTCCGAGCTGGAGCATATTCCTGGCTACAATTGGATAAGCCGGAATCAGATCAACTGGCTGACAGCTGAATCCGCACGGCTGAATCCGAAGACTGCTGAAGACAGACTGCCCGCATTGGCTTTCTTCCATATCCCGATTCCTGAGTACCAGGAAGTATGGTCAACACAAGTCTGTCATGGACATAAGTCCGAGCGTGTATGCTCACCACATGTTAACTCGGGATTATTTTCGGCTTTGCTTGAAATGGGCGATGTGCTTGGCACCTTTTGCGGGCATGACCATATCAACGATTTTACGGGCAACCTGTACGGCATACGGCTCTGCTACGGGCGGGCCACCGGTTATAACACTTATGGAAAAGAAGGCTTTATGCGTGGAGCACGCGTCATAAGACTTACCCAAGGCACTAAGGACTTCACTACCTGGCTTCGTCTTGAAGACGGTTCTGTCGTACTGGAACAGCCGATTCATCAGCCTGAGCCTACTACCGATTCAGAGCATTAA
- the bglX gene encoding beta-glucosidase BglX — protein sequence MTKPFIQDLVNDMTLEEKLAQLTQLGPHYWGLDDTVDLTGPFKELNIKPQVMENIGSVLNGIGARNVIDLQTRHLQASRQKIPLLIMADVIHGYRTILPIPLAIGCSFDMEACERFAEIAAKESAAAGIHLTFSPMTDLVRDPRWGRVMETSGEDPYLNAHVTESMVRGYQGKDLKEKGRIAACVKHFAGYGAPEGGREYNTVDMSLGVLREFYLPAYKAAVDAGVAMVMAAFNTIDRIPASGNSKLLRGILREEWGFNGVTIADFNSVNELIPHGAAEDGREAAEKSLAAGLDIEMMSTHYLNHGAGLVEEGKLDISLIDEAVIRVLELKDALGLFDNPFKDADPLVDEAPTPSVENLQAARELGASSVVLLKNDNDALPLKRGMKIGMAGPFATSIHVLGGWSGTEKDPAVSLYNGISQKTSAADIITAMTGELGSMLEGVFDVEDEIEEAFQRLKDCDVILAAVGENQQDTGEGGSKTNLRLSTNQEKLIWRLKDTGKKIVTVVFSGRPLELKPVLEASDALLQAWFLGTESGNSLADVLFGDYNPSGRLSMSFPYSVGQIPVYYNAYQTGRPYDPLYPNVRYVTRYLDCPNDPLFCFGYGLSYSSFDYSNFNVDAADRVVASIEVENTSDIAGKETVQLYIHDVSASVVRPVKELKGFRQITLAAHEKQVVSFEITREMLMFYGKDDQLVFEPGEFDIMIGRNSGDHFTQRIWIG from the coding sequence ATGACTAAACCGTTTATCCAAGATCTTGTGAACGATATGACTCTAGAAGAAAAATTGGCCCAATTAACCCAGCTAGGCCCTCACTATTGGGGTTTGGATGATACCGTGGATTTAACCGGTCCATTCAAGGAACTGAACATTAAGCCGCAGGTAATGGAGAACATCGGAAGCGTTCTGAACGGCATTGGAGCCAGGAATGTGATTGATCTGCAGACCCGGCATTTGCAAGCCAGCCGCCAGAAGATTCCCCTGCTCATCATGGCGGATGTCATTCATGGCTACAGAACCATCCTTCCGATCCCGCTTGCGATAGGTTGTAGCTTTGACATGGAAGCCTGCGAAAGATTCGCTGAAATTGCAGCCAAGGAGAGCGCGGCTGCCGGTATTCACCTCACTTTCTCACCTATGACTGATCTCGTACGCGATCCGCGCTGGGGACGGGTGATGGAGACATCCGGTGAGGACCCTTATCTGAATGCCCATGTAACCGAAAGCATGGTACGGGGCTATCAGGGTAAAGACCTAAAAGAAAAAGGGCGTATCGCTGCCTGTGTGAAGCACTTCGCCGGTTATGGCGCTCCCGAAGGCGGTCGTGAATACAATACGGTGGATATGTCCCTCGGCGTATTACGTGAGTTCTATCTACCAGCCTATAAGGCTGCAGTAGATGCTGGTGTAGCCATGGTGATGGCCGCATTCAATACGATTGATCGTATACCAGCAAGCGGTAATTCCAAACTTCTCCGCGGGATTCTGCGTGAGGAATGGGGCTTCAACGGCGTTACCATCGCCGATTTCAATTCCGTCAATGAGCTAATCCCTCATGGTGCTGCCGAGGATGGTCGTGAAGCAGCGGAGAAAAGTCTGGCTGCCGGACTTGATATTGAAATGATGTCCACCCATTATCTAAACCACGGCGCCGGTCTGGTCGAGGAAGGCAAGCTTGATATCTCCTTGATCGATGAAGCCGTTATCCGGGTGCTAGAACTCAAGGACGCTCTCGGCTTGTTTGACAATCCATTCAAGGATGCAGATCCGCTAGTAGATGAGGCGCCTACGCCGAGCGTGGAGAATTTGCAAGCCGCGAGAGAGCTTGGTGCCAGCTCAGTGGTGCTGCTGAAAAATGACAATGACGCTCTGCCCCTTAAACGCGGCATGAAGATTGGAATGGCTGGTCCCTTCGCCACCTCCATTCATGTGCTGGGCGGTTGGTCTGGAACGGAAAAAGACCCTGCCGTATCACTCTACAACGGCATTTCTCAAAAAACATCTGCCGCAGATATTATTACGGCAATGACTGGTGAGCTAGGAAGCATGCTAGAGGGTGTCTTTGATGTGGAGGATGAAATCGAAGAAGCCTTCCAGCGCCTGAAAGATTGCGATGTAATTCTCGCTGCGGTCGGTGAGAATCAGCAGGATACTGGGGAAGGCGGAAGCAAGACCAATCTGCGCCTGTCGACCAATCAGGAGAAGCTGATCTGGCGTCTGAAAGATACCGGCAAAAAGATCGTTACCGTTGTATTTAGCGGCCGACCGCTGGAACTAAAGCCCGTTCTTGAGGCCAGCGACGCTTTGCTGCAAGCCTGGTTTCTGGGTACAGAATCCGGAAACTCACTAGCTGATGTGCTGTTCGGAGATTATAATCCGTCCGGTCGTTTATCTATGAGCTTTCCTTACTCGGTTGGGCAAATTCCTGTCTATTATAATGCCTATCAGACGGGGCGTCCCTATGATCCCCTATATCCCAATGTGCGTTATGTAACCCGATATCTGGATTGCCCTAATGACCCGCTGTTCTGCTTTGGCTATGGCCTGAGCTACTCCAGTTTTGATTACAGCAACTTCAATGTTGATGCTGCCGATCGAGTTGTTGCCTCCATTGAGGTGGAGAATACTTCAGACATCGCCGGCAAAGAAACCGTTCAACTCTATATCCATGACGTCAGCGCAAGCGTTGTGCGCCCGGTCAAGGAGCTGAAGGGCTTCCGACAAATCACTCTCGCAGCGCATGAGAAACAAGTGGTTTCTTTCGAGATCACTAGAGAAATGCTGATGTTCTACGGAAAAGACGATCAACTGGTCTTTGAACCCGGAGAATTTGATATAATGATTGGTAGAAACTCTGGAGATCATTTCACCCAGCGGATCTGGATCGGCTAA
- a CDS encoding DUF3502 domain-containing protein has product MKGKKIASSLLAVLMLTGALTACSSKNNEASNDPAATKAPEASTNAGGVDTSKEAKLVYYLWGSEGVQNKAILAEINKKLKADLNATIEVKYIDWPDINTKYPLLFASGEQFDMSHASPGAPVSYFTLASEGALVDLTDMLDKVAPKLKAEIPASVWENTKYKGKIYGVPSLYSEYTPNGYAYRVDLLKKYGMEKITTIDDMVKYMDNVVANESFPPINGKSEDAANMFRMLVDTTGMWLNAPGISLNELNLVTKSPEDYKTVFHPAYTQEFEDWAVKMREWADKGYWGKDVLSATLGSKDNFRAANSAGYLTHAQDWIGQYGADLKAQPEAETAFFTFAEANKKIKRKMGVDNSTVISTNSENPERSLMVIEKFMTDESYYNLIQNGIEGKQYVMENGVKKQPPGFNEKTDGGGFAAWSLRNDKFVVPTDTENPIRNSLFAEWDKVAIDDPYNGFSFDPSNVTTEIASISNVNSQLGIQLMLGKTSKDPKAAVADYREQLKKAGIDKVIAEVEKQLAEFVPVN; this is encoded by the coding sequence ATGAAAGGTAAAAAAATTGCGTCTTCTTTACTTGCTGTACTCATGCTTACTGGGGCATTGACAGCCTGTTCATCGAAGAACAACGAGGCGAGTAATGATCCGGCAGCTACGAAGGCACCAGAAGCTTCAACGAATGCAGGAGGAGTAGACACTTCCAAAGAAGCTAAGTTGGTGTACTATCTGTGGGGCAGTGAAGGTGTTCAAAATAAGGCGATTCTAGCTGAGATTAACAAAAAGCTCAAGGCTGATCTCAACGCTACAATTGAAGTGAAGTATATTGACTGGCCGGATATCAATACGAAATACCCGTTGTTGTTTGCTTCCGGCGAGCAGTTTGATATGTCTCATGCATCTCCAGGAGCACCGGTATCCTATTTCACATTGGCTAGTGAAGGCGCTCTAGTGGACCTTACAGATATGCTCGATAAAGTTGCTCCTAAGCTGAAGGCAGAAATCCCTGCTAGTGTATGGGAAAATACTAAGTACAAAGGTAAAATCTATGGTGTTCCGAGTCTTTATAGCGAATATACACCGAATGGTTATGCCTATCGTGTAGACTTGCTGAAAAAATATGGCATGGAAAAAATTACAACTATCGATGATATGGTTAAATACATGGATAATGTTGTTGCCAATGAGTCCTTCCCACCAATTAACGGTAAGTCTGAAGATGCGGCCAATATGTTCAGAATGCTCGTAGATACTACAGGAATGTGGCTTAACGCACCTGGTATATCTTTGAATGAACTGAATCTTGTGACCAAAAGTCCAGAGGACTACAAGACCGTCTTCCATCCAGCATACACTCAAGAATTCGAAGATTGGGCTGTGAAGATGCGTGAATGGGCAGATAAAGGATACTGGGGCAAAGATGTGCTGTCTGCAACTCTTGGTAGCAAAGATAACTTCAGAGCAGCAAACTCTGCAGGTTATTTGACTCATGCTCAGGACTGGATCGGCCAATACGGTGCAGATTTGAAGGCACAACCAGAGGCAGAAACTGCATTCTTTACTTTTGCGGAAGCCAACAAGAAGATCAAACGTAAGATGGGCGTTGACAACTCGACTGTAATCAGCACGAACTCCGAGAATCCAGAGCGCTCTCTGATGGTGATCGAGAAGTTCATGACTGACGAAAGCTACTACAACCTCATCCAAAACGGTATTGAAGGCAAACAATATGTTATGGAAAATGGTGTTAAAAAGCAGCCTCCAGGCTTCAACGAAAAAACGGACGGCGGAGGTTTCGCTGCTTGGTCACTTCGTAATGACAAATTCGTAGTTCCTACGGATACAGAAAACCCAATTCGTAACTCCTTGTTTGCAGAGTGGGATAAAGTCGCTATCGATGATCCATACAATGGCTTTAGCTTTGATCCATCGAATGTAACTACAGAAATTGCTTCCATCTCCAACGTGAATTCCCAGCTTGGTATTCAATTGATGCTTGGTAAAACAAGCAAAGATCCTAAAGCTGCTGTAGCGGATTACCGTGAACAACTGAAAAAAGCAGGAATTGACAAGGTTATTGCCGAAGTAGAAAAGCAATTGGCTGAGTTTGTTCCAGTGAACTAA
- a CDS encoding sugar phosphate isomerase/epimerase, with amino-acid sequence MQDTLRIGTLVRGGEAVAVIPQIAQHGFESFNLNFWQTTGETNLVETAARLRELAAEHDFVISSVGIYGNPLSGTGDNADTLASWERLIDHAHLFGTDIIGGFTGRLPGSSIDESIPKFAEVFGELSKRAADRGLRIAFENCSMGGNWQTGEWNIAHNPSAWEKMFNAVPADNLGLEWEPCHQLIGLIDPIPQLRKWVDKVFHVHGKDATIAWDIVKEYGIHGPKPYVWDRTPGFGDTNWVDIITILRQADYKGTIDIEGWHDPVYQGELEMTGQVHALNYLKYCRGGNFVPNPV; translated from the coding sequence ATGCAAGACACATTAAGAATAGGTACTTTAGTTCGTGGCGGGGAAGCTGTCGCCGTTATTCCGCAAATTGCTCAGCATGGGTTTGAATCATTTAACCTGAACTTTTGGCAGACTACTGGTGAAACCAATCTTGTAGAAACAGCTGCACGACTGAGGGAGTTGGCCGCTGAGCATGATTTTGTCATCTCTTCCGTTGGGATTTATGGTAATCCACTTTCAGGAACCGGCGACAATGCTGACACCCTCGCCAGCTGGGAGCGGCTAATTGATCATGCGCATTTATTCGGCACGGATATTATCGGTGGATTCACCGGACGTCTGCCTGGTTCGTCGATCGATGAGTCGATTCCAAAATTTGCAGAAGTGTTCGGAGAATTGTCTAAAAGGGCAGCGGACCGCGGCCTAAGAATTGCTTTTGAAAATTGCTCTATGGGCGGAAACTGGCAAACCGGAGAGTGGAATATCGCCCATAATCCTTCAGCCTGGGAGAAGATGTTCAATGCCGTTCCGGCAGACAACCTGGGGCTGGAATGGGAGCCGTGCCACCAGTTGATAGGTTTAATTGATCCGATTCCACAGCTGCGTAAATGGGTAGACAAGGTGTTCCATGTACATGGCAAGGACGCTACCATTGCCTGGGATATCGTTAAGGAATACGGTATTCATGGACCCAAGCCTTATGTATGGGACCGGACACCTGGCTTTGGGGATACGAATTGGGTGGATATCATTACTATTCTGCGCCAGGCTGACTACAAAGGTACGATTGATATCGAAGGCTGGCATGATCCTGTCTACCAGGGTGAGCTAGAAATGACTGGACAAGTGCATGCGCTAAATTATTTGAAGTATTGCCGAGGTGGCAACTTTGTCCCTAATCCGGTTTAA